TTCGGCACATGCTTTTGCAAAACTGAATAAAAGTCAGTTAAACAGTGATAATGATCATCCACGCGGACGACGCATTTGACCGGCGCACTTTATTCAGTTAAAGTCGATATTTAGGTTCCTGATAGTGATACCGTCCGGAGAGTTGAAACTGTGGAAGCATAGGCCTACGTTGGGGAAAAAGTCTGGAAAATAGTTCGTTAATTTTGAAATacttttttccaaaaagatGGCCAACAAACTACAGAAGAATTACCCCACAGAGGCGGACTTTCCCGACCTGACGAAGCATAACAACTGGATGGCCCAATGCCTGACGCCAGAGATCTACGCCAAACTCCGGGACAAAACCACACCAAGTGGGTTCTCGATCGACGCGGCTATTCAGACTGGTGTTGATAACCCAGGTAAAATTTATAGTATGAGCCAGGTTGTTCAGAGAAAACTGGGCGTCATCTCCATTGTGGTGATTATAGTTTAGACTTCGATGccgtccatttcgtcatcctgatcgtccttcctgTACCGGGCAACACGACGAGGCCGTCCACTGCGTCCGGCGTGTATGTTTAGGTTTACGAGTGAACAACCGGCCCGGTCCGGTGTAGGTTGAAAAAtatgtcctgggatagaatgccCTGGGAACAAAGGATGATTATGTTATGCACAACCTCTGAGGTTAGGCCTTGGTTAGGATGAATGACGTTGTTACAATTAATCACCACCTAATTTTTGCCCCAGGCCACCCCTTCATTTATACCGTGGGATGTGTTGCTGGTGACGAAGAAACGTACGAAGTATTCGCTGATCTGTTCGACCCCGTCATCGATGGCCGTCACGGTGGCTACGCGAAGGACGCCAAACACAAGACCGATCTTAACCCCGCCAACCTGAAGGGAGGTGATGACCTGGACCCGGCCTACGTCTTGAGCAGCCGTGTCCGCACTGGTCGTAGCATCAAAGGAATCTGCTTACCGCCCTGGTGCTCCCGCTCCGAGAGACGCAAGGTGGAGAAGATTGTTACTGACGCTCTCAACCAGCTTGATGGAGAATTCAGCGGTACCTACTTCCCACTGTCCACCATGTCCGAGGCAGACCAGGACAAGCTGATCGAAGATCATTTCCTCTTTGACAAACCAGTGTCCCCACTCCTAACGTGCGCTGGGATGGCAAGGGACTGGCCCGACGGGCGAGGAATCTGGTAGGTAGCATTCACTGGTGGACAACCACCCGTAGAACGAGAGACAACAGTACATGAACTTGCGCGCAATGCCTTCTGTTAGAGCTACCTCTGCTGGAAACTGATAGCAGTACCAAACGTTCTCATCGCTTGTAATGACAATGTGGTCATGTTTTCAGGCACAACAAGGACAAGAACTTCCTCGTCTGGGTAAACGAGGAGGACCACACCCGTGTCATTTCCATGGAAAAGAGTGGAAACATGAAGAAGGTCTTCACGAGGTTCTGCGACGGTTTGAACAAGGTCAGTGGTCACTTCGAATGGGTTATTTTCTAATACGGGCATTTTGACGACGGATATCATGCGTTGTCTCAGTCtgttgataaagacaatgaaacAGGGTGTCAATGTAAAGTATATATGCCTAAAAACAATATACGAAGGAATCaacttgacttgatgacgtcagccgaAGAAAAACATCATCTCGTTCTCAGATCAAAAGCGGGCTGAACCTCTCTACGACGACGCGGCCGCgtcaagagaaaatacaagcGCTGCAGTCGAGGCTCCTTGAAAGGCTACTTATTGAAGCTGTTGAAGCTGCTCAATCCTTACACTATGCTCTAACTTTCACGCTTAGGTCGAAGAGTGCATGAAGAAGAAAGGAGCAGAGTACATGTGGAACGAGCATCTCGGTTATGTGCTGACGTGCCCGAGCA
Above is a window of Lineus longissimus chromosome 3, tnLinLong1.2, whole genome shotgun sequence DNA encoding:
- the LOC135485129 gene encoding creatine kinase B-type-like, translating into MANKLQKNYPTEADFPDLTKHNNWMAQCLTPEIYAKLRDKTTPSGFSIDAAIQTGVDNPGHPFIYTVGCVAGDEETYEVFADLFDPVIDGRHGGYAKDAKHKTDLNPANLKGGDDLDPAYVLSSRVRTGRSIKGICLPPWCSRSERRKVEKIVTDALNQLDGEFSGTYFPLSTMSEADQDKLIEDHFLFDKPVSPLLTCAGMARDWPDGRGIWHNKDKNFLVWVNEEDHTRVISMEKSGNMKKVFTRFCDGLNKVEECMKKKGAEYMWNEHLGYVLTCPSNLGTGLRAGVHVRIPKVSADEKRFDDILDKLRLQKRGTGGVDTAAQGGIFDLSNADRLGFSEVELVQFVVDGVKLLVEMEKRLEAGKPIDDLIPKEKKK